The window AAAGAAGTGGTCATGGGCATTGTGGGCATGCTTGTGGGCGTGCTCTTTGGGCTGGTGTTTTGGTTTTTGTTAAACAGCTTGGACAATATAAACGAAGCGTTTACCATCACCATTACCGTAATAGTGATGCTCGTCTTGGGCGCGGTAGGAATGCGCTTGGGCGCCAAACTTATGGTGCAGGTTTTGCCGGCGACCAACCTTACCGAAAGGTCTTCCGTGGATTTATACGAGGCGCCCAATATCGTGGTTTTGGACGCATCCAGCCTTATTGACGGCAGGGTTTTGGATATAGTAAGAACTGGTTTTATCTCGGGCGAGGTGCTTATCCCCAGTTTTGTATTGACCGAGTTAAATAAAATAGCGGACGACGAGGATGTTTTGAAAAAAAACCGCGGCAGGCGCGGGCTTGACATCGCCGCGGCTTTGCAAAAGGAAAAGGGCATATCCGTCAAAATTACGGACGACATCAACGAAAAAGACATAGATATCAAATTAATCAAGACGGCGCAGTTTTATAAAGCCAAGATTATTACGGTGGATTACAACCTCAATAAGCTGGCGACCGCCAACAATATCATTGTGCTCAACATTAACGACCTGTCCAACGCCATTAAGCCTATCGCCTTGCCGGGCGAAAAAATGCAGGTGCGCATAGTCAAAGAGGGCAAAGAACGCGGTCAGGGCATCGGGTATTTGCCCGACGGGACAATGATAGTAATAGAAAACGGCGGCGAGTATATCGGCACGGAACAAGAAGTCACCGTCACAACAGCGCTGCAGACCTCGGCGGGCAGAATGATTTTTACGAGGATAATGTAACGGCGAATTGCGCCATTTTAATATAGGCAAAAAATTTCAGCTAGCAAAATGATTTTAATAAAATATAAAAACATAGTTTCGTGTTAAAAAGTTAAAAATCGCAAAAGTCGGCTATTCAACTATTTTTCAAAGTATGCTGAAAAAATGCAAAAAATAGAA is drawn from Clostridiales bacterium and contains these coding sequences:
- a CDS encoding PIN domain nuclease yields the protein MTSKQKKPSHNPPKSVVAIIRLILVPLAFICGWLISREIMSIRIDDRFLVNLDYWLKVCIYIVSGLFFGFLGFLIAPAVMKGLFAISAFVENALSKYSAKEVVMGIVGMLVGVLFGLVFWFLLNSLDNINEAFTITITVIVMLVLGAVGMRLGAKLMVQVLPATNLTERSSVDLYEAPNIVVLDASSLIDGRVLDIVRTGFISGEVLIPSFVLTELNKIADDEDVLKKNRGRRGLDIAAALQKEKGISVKITDDINEKDIDIKLIKTAQFYKAKIITVDYNLNKLATANNIIVLNINDLSNAIKPIALPGEKMQVRIVKEGKERGQGIGYLPDGTMIVIENGGEYIGTEQEVTVTTALQTSAGRMIFTRIM